One Cytophagales bacterium DNA window includes the following coding sequences:
- the secA gene encoding preprotein translocase subunit SecA, whose protein sequence is MFDVITRGVAKVFGTKADRDLKDLTPYVGKINAEYEKLTDISDDELRASTQDLKDVIAERLKVIDDQINSLQQQVRENPSLGIHEKEEIFDQIDKLEEDRDTELEEVLIDILPKAFAVVKETSRRLAENKQLVVTASDKDREYASTKDHVTIENGKAIWGNEWTAAGTDVVWNMVHYDVQLIGGVVLHQGKIAEMATGEGKTLVATLPAYLNALAGRGVHVVTVNDYLARRDSEWNAPIFQFHGLTVSCIDIYESNSDERAQAYKADIIYGTNNEFGFDYLRDNMTRDPEELVQGKHHFAMVDEVDSVLVDEARTPLIISGPIPQGSEHEFDQLKPRIQKLVDAQKKLLNGYLTTAKKELKAGNEKDGGLPLFRAYRGMPKHKPLIKFLSEEGIRQTLQKTENYYLADNQKLMPEADDPLFFTIDEKNNSIELTEKGIDLITGTGEDSQFFILPDIGEEINKLESATTDEDGKAIAESDRLRQKDELIKDYNTKSKRIHSVNQLLRAYCLYDKDVEYIVVEDKVKIVDEQTGRVMEGRRYSDGLHQAIEAKENVKVEDATQTYATVTLQNYFRMYHKLAGMTGTAETEAGEFWDIYKLDVVVIPTNRPIQRDDREDKIYRTIREKYSAVAKEIAEMTEQRRPVLVGTTSVEVSELLSKALGHMKIKHQVLNAKQHAREADVVAEAGKPGTVTIATNMAGRGTDIKLTEESRAAGGLAIIGTERHESRRVDRQLRGRSGRQGDVGSSQFFVSMEDNLMRLFGFSDRIAKVMDRIGLKEGEVIQHSMITKSIEKAQKKVEENNFAGRKRLLEFDDVMNAQREVIYSRRRNALYGERLKLDIMNMVFDTCEDIALNAKMENNLDSLRLTCFSVLSVDLDIDQEQLEKISQEDLTKKLYDETFAAYNRKNEVIVERVLPVLRQMYEEIGQTESTVEVPFTNGVKAARIRVNLKKAIDTEGEELILALEKMSSLQMIDMAWMEHLREMDDLKQSVQNAVYEQKDPLIIYKFEGFELFKQFIGRVNEDIVSFLTKCVVPVERQDSVQVARRRARRQKSNLNESKEESKSLLDATRGRGNRPPAEKVEPVKVEKNKGGRNAKVTVRYADGSTKTAKYKQVEKDIQSNKCVIIEE, encoded by the coding sequence ATGTTTGACGTAATAACGAGAGGTGTCGCTAAAGTTTTCGGAACAAAAGCAGACCGAGATCTGAAGGATCTTACACCGTACGTGGGGAAAATCAATGCGGAGTACGAAAAGCTCACGGATATATCAGATGACGAACTGAGGGCATCTACACAAGATTTGAAGGATGTAATCGCCGAGCGATTAAAAGTTATTGATGACCAGATCAACAGCTTGCAGCAGCAAGTTCGCGAAAACCCCAGCCTTGGGATCCACGAGAAGGAAGAGATTTTCGACCAGATCGATAAACTGGAAGAAGACAGAGATACGGAACTAGAAGAAGTGCTGATCGATATCCTGCCAAAAGCATTTGCCGTGGTGAAGGAAACTTCCAGACGACTGGCAGAGAATAAGCAACTAGTAGTGACTGCTTCCGATAAAGACCGGGAATATGCTTCGACTAAAGATCATGTGACCATCGAAAATGGCAAGGCCATTTGGGGCAACGAATGGACTGCAGCCGGTACCGATGTGGTGTGGAACATGGTACACTACGATGTGCAGTTGATTGGTGGTGTTGTACTGCACCAGGGAAAAATTGCTGAGATGGCTACCGGGGAAGGTAAAACACTGGTAGCGACCCTGCCTGCCTACCTCAATGCATTGGCCGGCCGAGGAGTACATGTCGTGACGGTGAACGACTACCTTGCCAGACGAGATTCCGAGTGGAATGCTCCGATTTTCCAGTTCCATGGATTGACAGTTTCCTGTATCGATATCTATGAGTCGAATTCTGATGAAAGAGCTCAGGCTTATAAAGCAGACATCATTTACGGGACAAACAACGAATTTGGGTTTGATTACCTGCGGGACAACATGACCCGTGACCCTGAAGAATTAGTGCAAGGCAAGCATCACTTTGCCATGGTGGATGAGGTCGATTCTGTCTTAGTGGATGAAGCTCGAACACCATTGATCATAAGTGGCCCGATTCCACAAGGAAGTGAGCATGAGTTTGACCAACTGAAGCCACGCATTCAAAAGCTTGTAGATGCACAGAAGAAATTATTGAACGGCTACCTGACTACTGCGAAAAAAGAATTGAAGGCGGGGAACGAAAAAGATGGAGGTTTGCCATTATTCCGTGCATATCGTGGTATGCCGAAACACAAGCCCTTGATCAAGTTTTTGAGTGAGGAAGGCATTCGACAAACCCTGCAGAAAACTGAAAACTACTACCTGGCGGACAACCAGAAGTTGATGCCTGAAGCGGATGATCCATTGTTCTTCACCATCGACGAAAAGAATAACAGCATCGAGCTGACTGAAAAGGGAATTGACCTAATCACAGGAACAGGAGAGGATTCACAATTCTTTATTCTGCCAGATATCGGAGAAGAGATCAACAAGCTGGAGTCTGCAACGACCGATGAAGACGGCAAAGCAATTGCTGAGTCCGATCGATTGCGACAAAAAGATGAGTTGATAAAGGATTACAACACGAAATCCAAGCGAATTCATTCCGTCAATCAGCTGTTGCGTGCTTACTGCCTCTACGACAAAGATGTGGAATACATCGTGGTAGAAGACAAGGTAAAAATTGTTGATGAGCAGACGGGCCGGGTCATGGAAGGTCGTCGATATTCCGATGGACTGCACCAGGCCATTGAAGCCAAGGAAAATGTGAAAGTAGAGGACGCGACGCAAACTTATGCGACCGTGACCCTGCAAAACTACTTCCGTATGTACCATAAGCTGGCTGGTATGACGGGAACGGCAGAAACGGAAGCCGGTGAGTTCTGGGACATTTATAAACTGGATGTGGTGGTAATTCCTACCAACAGGCCTATCCAGCGAGATGATCGTGAGGATAAGATTTACCGAACGATCCGTGAAAAATATTCGGCAGTAGCCAAGGAGATTGCGGAAATGACCGAGCAGCGGCGACCTGTTTTGGTGGGTACGACTTCTGTCGAAGTTTCTGAATTGCTGAGTAAGGCGCTTGGCCACATGAAGATCAAGCACCAGGTACTAAACGCGAAGCAGCACGCCAGAGAGGCTGATGTGGTGGCAGAGGCCGGTAAGCCAGGTACCGTTACGATCGCGACCAACATGGCCGGACGAGGTACGGACATTAAGCTTACTGAGGAATCAAGAGCCGCAGGCGGATTGGCCATCATCGGTACGGAGCGACATGAATCAAGACGCGTTGACCGGCAGTTAAGAGGACGTTCAGGAAGACAAGGAGATGTGGGGTCATCGCAGTTCTTTGTGTCCATGGAAGATAACCTGATGCGTTTGTTCGGGTTTTCAGATAGGATTGCAAAGGTCATGGACCGTATCGGGTTGAAAGAAGGAGAAGTGATCCAGCACAGCATGATCACCAAATCCATAGAGAAAGCGCAAAAGAAGGTAGAGGAAAACAACTTTGCCGGTCGTAAGCGCCTTCTTGAGTTTGATGACGTGATGAACGCCCAACGCGAGGTGATCTACAGCCGTCGAAGAAACGCCTTGTACGGAGAGCGGCTGAAGCTCGACATCATGAACATGGTGTTTGATACCTGTGAGGACATTGCGCTCAATGCCAAGATGGAAAACAACCTGGACAGTTTGAGACTGACCTGCTTTTCCGTCTTAAGCGTAGACCTGGATATCGATCAAGAGCAACTGGAGAAAATTTCTCAGGAGGACCTGACCAAAAAATTATACGACGAAACTTTCGCAGCGTACAACCGCAAAAACGAAGTGATCGTCGAGCGAGTATTGCCGGTATTGCGCCAAATGTACGAGGAAATTGGCCAGACCGAAAGCACAGTGGAGGTGCCATTTACCAATGGTGTGAAAGCTGCCAGAATTAGAGTCAATCTCAAGAAAGCCATTGATACCGAAGGGGAAGAGCTGATCCTGGCACTTGAAAAAATGTCGTCACTACAGATGATTGACATGGCCTGGATGGAGCACCTGCGTGAAATGGACGACCTTAAGCAGTCAGTGCAAAACGCGGTGTACGAACAGAAAGACCCACTGATCATCTATAAGTTCGAAGGTTTCGAGCTCTTCAAGCAGTTCATAGGTCGAGTCAATGAAGATATCGTTTCCTTCCTCACCAAATGTGTGGTGCCGGTCGAGAGACAGGATTCTGTACAGGTCGCCAGAAGAAGAGCCAGACGTCAAAAGTCGAACCTAAACGAATCCAAAGAAGAGTCCAAGTCACTGCTTGATGCAACCCGAGGCAGAGGTAACCGTCCGCCTGCAGAAAAGGTTGAACCGGTCAAAGTAGAGAAAAACAAAGGCGGAAGAAATGCCAAAGTGACGGTCCGGTATGCGGATGGATCTACGAAGACGGCCAAGTACAAGCAGGTAGAGAAGGACATTCAAAGTAACAAGTGCGTGATCATCGAGGAATGA
- the dapF gene encoding diaminopimelate epimerase, producing the protein MELHFTKYQGTGNDFVLIDNRTGVFPKEDLDLVRKLCDRRFGVGADGLMLIQNSETEDFNMIYFNSDGSKSLCGNGSRCSIHFAHALGIIPEQTSFITTDGLHQAFLKDGWVHFQLHDIDQVSEQGEDFFVENGSPHHVRFVDNVDVYDVYTKGQSLRYSEQYQPGGTNVNFVEMTAEGIKVRTYERGVENETLSCGTGVTAAAIVAAIKGKASPVRVQTKGGDLEVSFEKEGDTFKNVFLAGPATPVFEGRIEI; encoded by the coding sequence ATGGAATTACATTTCACCAAGTATCAGGGAACCGGCAATGATTTTGTCCTGATTGACAATCGGACAGGCGTATTCCCAAAAGAAGACCTGGATCTGGTCCGAAAGCTATGCGACCGCCGTTTTGGGGTTGGTGCCGATGGATTAATGCTCATCCAAAACAGCGAAACGGAGGATTTCAACATGATTTACTTCAATTCCGATGGTTCCAAAAGCTTGTGTGGGAATGGAAGCCGATGCTCCATTCACTTTGCCCATGCCTTAGGGATCATTCCTGAACAAACGAGCTTCATTACAACAGATGGACTGCATCAAGCCTTTTTGAAAGATGGTTGGGTACATTTTCAATTACATGACATTGATCAGGTCAGCGAGCAAGGAGAAGACTTCTTCGTTGAGAATGGATCACCGCACCATGTTCGGTTTGTGGACAATGTTGATGTGTATGATGTCTACACCAAAGGCCAGTCTCTTCGGTATTCCGAACAATATCAGCCTGGCGGGACCAATGTAAATTTCGTTGAAATGACGGCAGAAGGCATCAAGGTACGAACCTACGAACGTGGGGTTGAGAATGAGACATTATCCTGCGGTACCGGCGTAACTGCAGCTGCCATTGTGGCGGCCATCAAGGGGAAGGCAAGTCCTGTTCGGGTACAAACGAAAGGCGGTGATCTGGAGGTATCTTTTGAAAAAGAGGGCGATACCTTTAAAAACGTCTTTCTTGCAGGTCCTGCAACCCCAGTCTTCGAAGGCCGTATTGAAATATAA
- the rplS gene encoding 50S ribosomal protein L19: MSDLIKFVEEQNNEGRNNIPSFGPGDTVNVHYKIKEGNKERIQQFQGTVMQIRNTGSNGETFTVRKISGGIAVERIFPILTPNLDKVEVLRKGRVRRAKLFYLRGRKGKAARIKEKI; the protein is encoded by the coding sequence ATGAGTGATTTGATCAAATTTGTAGAAGAGCAAAACAATGAAGGAAGAAACAATATCCCTTCATTTGGCCCTGGTGATACGGTAAATGTTCACTACAAGATTAAAGAGGGTAACAAAGAAAGAATCCAGCAATTCCAGGGAACTGTGATGCAGATCCGCAACACGGGATCAAATGGTGAGACTTTCACTGTTAGAAAAATCTCTGGCGGTATCGCGGTTGAGCGTATCTTCCCTATTTTGACTCCTAACCTTGACAAAGTAGAGGTGTTGAGAAAAGGTAGAGTGAGAAGAGCGAAATTGTTCTACTTGAGAGGAAGAAAAGGTAAGGCAGCAAGAATCAAAGAGAAAATCTAA
- the trmD gene encoding tRNA (guanosine(37)-N1)-methyltransferase TrmD — protein sequence MRLDIITCLPDLFEGPMSQSIVKRSMTKGHVDIKIHNLRDYSTNKHKNVDDYAYGGGAGMVLTIEPIASCIHQLKTEREYDEVIYMTPDGETLQQSMCNALSLKENLIILCGHYKGVDERVREHLVTKEISIGDYVLSGGELAAMVLSDALIRLVPGVLNDETSALTDSFQDNLLAPPVYSRPEEYEGWKVPDVLLSGHEAKINEWRQDMAIQRTKERRPDLWELLNGEDEPKK from the coding sequence ATGAGGCTGGACATTATAACTTGCTTGCCCGATCTTTTCGAAGGTCCCATGAGTCAGAGCATAGTTAAACGCTCTATGACCAAAGGTCACGTGGACATCAAAATCCATAACCTAAGGGATTATAGCACTAACAAGCACAAAAACGTAGACGATTACGCTTATGGTGGTGGTGCAGGTATGGTCCTGACCATAGAACCCATTGCCAGTTGTATCCATCAGCTGAAAACCGAGCGGGAATACGATGAGGTCATCTACATGACCCCAGATGGCGAAACGCTGCAGCAGTCCATGTGCAATGCCTTGTCTTTGAAAGAAAACCTGATCATTCTTTGTGGCCATTATAAAGGAGTGGACGAACGCGTACGTGAGCACCTCGTGACCAAAGAGATCAGCATTGGAGATTATGTGTTGTCCGGCGGTGAGCTGGCGGCCATGGTTTTGAGTGATGCGTTGATCCGATTAGTGCCTGGCGTCCTTAATGATGAAACGTCTGCGTTGACCGATTCTTTTCAGGACAATTTGCTGGCACCGCCGGTATATTCTCGTCCAGAGGAATACGAAGGCTGGAAGGTGCCTGATGTTTTGTTAAGCGGCCATGAGGCTAAAATCAATGAGTGGCGGCAGGACATGGCCATTCAAAGGACCAAAGAAAGGCGTCCGGACCTTTGGGAATTGCTTAATGGCGAGGATGAACCCAAAAAATAA
- the rimM gene encoding ribosome maturation factor RimM (Essential for efficient processing of 16S rRNA), with translation MGFDDCYQLGYIQKTHGLKGGVTAFIDADDPEFYRNLESVLLNEEGSLVPFFISNISISKQQAQLTFEDINSIDEATELVGSELWLPLAVLPKLEEGQFYYHDLIGYDFYDGDTLLGKVTQVYQMSRTNLLAVDHEGTEVLVPMQEDIMGQVHSKEGKIVGALPDGLIDIYKEES, from the coding sequence ATGGGTTTCGATGATTGCTATCAACTGGGATACATTCAGAAAACCCATGGTCTAAAAGGGGGAGTCACTGCGTTTATCGACGCGGATGATCCCGAGTTCTACAGAAATTTGGAATCAGTGCTTCTCAATGAAGAGGGAAGCCTGGTTCCTTTTTTTATTTCTAACATTTCCATTTCAAAGCAACAAGCGCAGCTTACGTTCGAAGACATTAACTCTATCGACGAAGCCACAGAGCTCGTGGGTTCGGAGCTTTGGTTGCCGTTGGCAGTGCTTCCCAAACTAGAAGAAGGTCAGTTCTATTATCATGACCTGATCGGATACGATTTCTATGATGGCGATACCCTGCTGGGTAAAGTGACGCAGGTCTATCAAATGTCCCGAACCAATCTTTTGGCAGTGGATCATGAAGGCACGGAAGTGCTGGTTCCTATGCAAGAGGACATCATGGGTCAGGTCCATTCAAAAGAAGGAAAGATCGTTGGTGCTTTGCCTGATGGTTTGATAGACATCTATAAAGAGGAGTCATGA
- a CDS encoding 30S ribosomal protein S16, whose amino-acid sequence MPVKIRLARRGRKKRAMYDVVVADGRAPRDGRFIEKIGTYNPNTDPATINLDNERAFHWVMDGAQPTDTVRAMLSYRGVMYRKHLQLGVNKGAITQEDADKKLEEWIAAKESKIQGKVESLTKSRADEKKARLDAEAKVNQARLDAQLAKKKEEEAALAAEVAEANADEAEKALEEEGAEAVADAEAATDTEAEVEEKAAE is encoded by the coding sequence ATGCCTGTAAAAATTAGATTAGCGCGTCGCGGACGCAAGAAAAGAGCCATGTACGATGTAGTCGTGGCAGATGGTAGAGCTCCACGGGATGGACGCTTTATTGAAAAGATAGGAACATACAATCCTAACACGGATCCTGCAACTATCAATCTGGACAATGAAAGAGCGTTCCATTGGGTAATGGACGGTGCACAACCAACCGACACTGTAAGAGCGATGCTTTCTTACAGAGGTGTGATGTACAGAAAACACCTGCAACTGGGTGTGAACAAAGGTGCGATTACTCAGGAAGACGCTGACAAGAAATTGGAAGAATGGATTGCTGCTAAGGAATCTAAGATCCAGGGTAAAGTCGAGTCCCTGACGAAGAGCAGAGCTGATGAGAAGAAAGCCAGACTTGATGCGGAAGCTAAAGTTAACCAGGCTCGTCTTGATGCTCAATTGGCTAAGAAGAAAGAAGAAGAGGCCGCTCTTGCTGCGGAAGTAGCAGAAGCAAATGCTGATGAAGCTGAAAAAGCACTGGAAGAAGAAGGTGCAGAAGCAGTAGCGGATGCAGAAGCTGCCACTGATACTGAAGCTGAAGTCGAAGAAAAGGCTGCAGAATAA
- a CDS encoding 2-oxoglutarate dehydrogenase E1 component has translation MDQYSYIANADVGHIEDLYQSYKADPDSVDESWKKFFEGFEFSLQMYGENGSAAAAGATSSPKEIKVRNLIYAHRSRAHLKSDTNPVRERRQHSTRLELSDFGLSEADNNEAFQVGEEIGIGKASLKVIKERLEKIYLGHIGYEYNHIRDSDIFEWFKQKVETEGVEINPPIPEKKQILSKLTEAVVFENFLHTKFLGQKRFSLEGGENTIPALDKIINRAAELNAEEVVIGMAHRGRLNVLANIMGKTYEEIFNEFEGNATPDQTMGDGDVKYHLGYSSHLDTPSGKKMYVKLAPNPSHLEAVDPVVLGYTRAQIDDEYRGDMSKAIPILIHGDAAVAGQGIVYECIQMSLLEGYSTGGTIHLVINNQVGFTTDYDDARSSIYCTDLAKIVDAPVLHVNGDDAEAVNFAANLAVEYRQKFKKDFFIDLLCYRRHGHNESDEPKFTQPKLYSFIAKHPNPREVYVKELIAKGHMDEESAKRIDKEFKQQLQDRLNDVKQNPLPYTPQKIEEEWHHLRRSVPKDFDKSPDTAISVELVETIGKALTSIPDGFKPLKQIDKLLKDRKANFFEKKSLNWAEGELMAYGSILADGHIVRMSGQDVKRGTFSHRHSYFFDSNTNEPYCNLDHVKEGQEPFRIFNSLLSEYGVLGFEYGYAMATPNALILWEAQFGDFANGAQVMIDQFIASAENKWQRMNGLVMLLPHGYEGQGPEHSSARPERFLQMAARENMIMTNLTTPANLFHLLRRQITWEFRKPCVVFSPKSLLRHPKVVSPIEDFTSGGFKEIIPDGYVTNKSVKRVLFCTGKVYFDLLEEQQKRKAKDIAVVRVEQLYPFPQKQIDALLKKFNKPELFWVQEEPENMGAWTFLMRTFNQPLELVARKASSSPATGFAKVHKEEQADIVKRAFDTKG, from the coding sequence ATGGATCAATATTCTTATATCGCCAACGCAGACGTTGGTCACATCGAAGATCTTTATCAATCATACAAAGCAGATCCTGATAGTGTAGACGAATCCTGGAAGAAGTTCTTCGAAGGATTTGAGTTCTCACTTCAGATGTATGGAGAAAATGGAAGTGCGGCTGCAGCAGGCGCAACTTCGAGCCCCAAGGAAATTAAAGTTCGCAACCTGATCTATGCCCACCGTTCAAGGGCGCATCTAAAATCGGATACCAACCCTGTAAGGGAAAGGCGCCAACACTCTACTCGTCTGGAGCTGAGTGATTTCGGACTCTCTGAAGCCGATAATAATGAAGCGTTTCAGGTAGGTGAAGAAATCGGTATTGGCAAAGCCAGCCTGAAGGTCATCAAAGAAAGACTGGAGAAGATCTACCTCGGTCACATTGGATATGAGTACAATCATATCCGGGACTCGGATATTTTTGAGTGGTTCAAGCAAAAAGTCGAGACCGAGGGTGTTGAGATCAATCCTCCTATTCCGGAAAAGAAACAGATCCTTTCCAAACTCACTGAAGCAGTGGTCTTTGAGAATTTCCTGCACACGAAATTCTTAGGCCAGAAACGATTTTCACTGGAAGGTGGTGAAAATACCATCCCTGCACTGGACAAGATCATCAACCGTGCTGCTGAACTCAATGCCGAAGAGGTAGTGATTGGCATGGCGCACCGTGGGCGTCTGAACGTTCTGGCGAACATCATGGGCAAAACCTATGAAGAGATTTTCAATGAATTTGAAGGGAATGCCACCCCGGATCAAACCATGGGCGATGGTGACGTAAAATATCACCTGGGATATTCCAGTCATTTGGATACCCCTTCCGGAAAGAAAATGTATGTAAAGCTGGCCCCGAACCCTTCACATCTGGAGGCTGTGGATCCAGTTGTTCTAGGATACACACGGGCACAGATCGACGATGAGTATCGTGGGGACATGTCTAAGGCTATTCCGATACTGATCCACGGTGATGCAGCCGTTGCCGGACAAGGGATTGTATACGAATGCATTCAGATGAGTTTGCTGGAAGGCTACTCTACAGGAGGAACTATTCATCTTGTCATCAATAATCAGGTTGGATTTACGACAGATTATGATGATGCCCGTTCGAGTATTTACTGTACAGACTTAGCCAAAATCGTTGATGCCCCTGTGCTTCATGTGAATGGTGATGATGCGGAAGCAGTAAATTTCGCCGCAAACTTGGCAGTCGAGTACCGACAGAAATTCAAAAAGGACTTCTTCATCGATTTGTTGTGCTACCGGCGACACGGTCACAACGAAAGTGATGAACCCAAGTTCACTCAGCCCAAGCTTTACAGTTTCATCGCTAAGCATCCAAATCCAAGGGAAGTTTATGTGAAAGAACTGATTGCCAAAGGCCACATGGATGAAGAGAGTGCCAAGCGAATTGATAAAGAATTTAAGCAGCAGCTTCAAGATCGCCTTAATGATGTGAAGCAAAACCCACTGCCTTACACACCTCAAAAAATTGAGGAAGAGTGGCATCACCTGAGAAGGTCTGTTCCGAAGGACTTTGACAAATCTCCCGATACCGCAATATCAGTGGAGCTGGTAGAAACAATCGGAAAGGCATTGACCAGTATCCCGGATGGATTCAAGCCATTGAAGCAAATCGACAAATTGCTGAAAGATCGTAAGGCCAATTTCTTTGAGAAGAAAAGCCTCAACTGGGCAGAAGGGGAATTGATGGCTTATGGATCTATTCTTGCGGATGGTCATATTGTCCGAATGTCGGGTCAGGATGTGAAGCGAGGCACCTTCTCGCACAGACACTCTTACTTCTTCGACTCCAACACCAACGAGCCTTATTGTAATCTGGATCATGTGAAAGAAGGTCAGGAGCCCTTCAGGATCTTCAATTCCTTACTTTCGGAATATGGTGTTTTAGGTTTTGAATATGGTTATGCCATGGCCACGCCCAATGCGCTGATCCTATGGGAAGCTCAGTTTGGTGATTTTGCCAACGGCGCACAAGTAATGATCGACCAGTTCATCGCCAGTGCAGAAAACAAATGGCAGCGCATGAATGGCCTCGTGATGTTACTTCCTCATGGGTATGAGGGGCAAGGTCCCGAGCACAGTTCGGCTCGTCCCGAACGATTCTTGCAGATGGCTGCCAGAGAAAACATGATCATGACGAATCTGACGACTCCTGCCAACTTATTTCATTTGCTGAGGCGACAGATCACCTGGGAATTCAGAAAACCTTGTGTGGTATTCTCACCTAAATCTTTGTTGCGACACCCTAAGGTGGTATCACCTATTGAAGATTTCACTTCCGGTGGCTTTAAGGAAATAATACCGGATGGTTATGTTACCAACAAATCCGTCAAAAGGGTATTGTTCTGTACTGGAAAGGTCTATTTTGACCTGTTGGAAGAGCAACAGAAACGAAAGGCCAAGGATATTGCCGTGGTGAGAGTGGAGCAGTTGTATCCTTTCCCACAGAAACAGATTGATGCTTTATTGAAAAAATTCAATAAACCTGAACTGTTTTGGGTACAGGAAGAACCTGAAAACATGGGTGCCTGGACATTCCTGATGAGAACATTTAACCAGCCATTGGAACTTGTAGCCAGAAAAGCCAGTTCCTCTCCGGCGACAGGATTTGCCAAAGTTCATAAAGAAGAGCAGGCAGACATTGTCAAGAGAGCATTCGATACAAAAGGATAA
- the odhB gene encoding 2-oxoglutarate dehydrogenase complex dihydrolipoyllysine-residue succinyltransferase yields MSLEIKVPAVGESITEVTVAQWSKQDGEMVQMDEIICELESDKASFEVTAEASGVLHPKVAEGDTIEIGALLAVIDESAAPAVEKESTPTPAAEPKSTGEIIEMPVPAVGESINEVTISNWSKATGDYVELDEVIAEIESDKATFDLTATASGILERVAEEGATLEIGALICKIAVAEGSAPKQVKAADTAPAASATPASSSQTYATGHASPAASKILDEKGIVASSVSGSGRDGRITKADAQAATKPAPAAASTKKDAAKPAFEAPVLGGGISREQSRQKMSPLRKTVSRRLVSVKNETAMLTTFNEVNMKPIMDLRKKYKETFKEKYEVGLGFMSFFTKACTVALQEWPAVNAMIDGEEIVYNDFCDISIAVSAPKGLVVPVIRNAEAMSFDQVEKEVVRLATKARDNKLSIDEMTGGTFTITNGGVFGSMMSTPIINAPQSAILGMHNIVERPVVENGEIVARPMMYVALSYDHRIIDGRESVSFLVRVKQLLEDPTRLLLGV; encoded by the coding sequence ATGAGCCTGGAAATCAAAGTGCCTGCGGTCGGTGAATCAATCACTGAGGTCACTGTTGCTCAATGGTCCAAGCAAGATGGCGAGATGGTCCAAATGGACGAAATCATTTGTGAGCTCGAATCGGATAAAGCGAGTTTCGAGGTTACTGCGGAGGCTTCGGGTGTTTTGCACCCAAAAGTAGCTGAAGGTGACACCATCGAAATCGGTGCCCTGTTGGCCGTCATTGACGAAAGCGCAGCACCTGCCGTTGAAAAGGAAAGCACTCCGACACCTGCTGCTGAACCAAAAAGCACCGGGGAAATCATTGAAATGCCTGTTCCGGCTGTTGGGGAATCCATCAATGAGGTGACCATCTCTAACTGGTCGAAGGCTACAGGAGATTATGTAGAACTTGACGAAGTAATTGCGGAAATCGAATCTGATAAAGCCACCTTCGATCTGACAGCCACTGCCAGTGGTATTCTTGAACGTGTGGCGGAGGAAGGTGCTACCTTAGAGATCGGAGCTTTGATCTGTAAAATCGCTGTTGCTGAAGGATCAGCTCCTAAGCAAGTAAAAGCAGCCGATACCGCACCTGCCGCAAGCGCTACACCCGCATCATCTTCTCAAACTTACGCGACAGGTCATGCGTCTCCTGCGGCTTCTAAAATTCTGGATGAAAAAGGAATTGTCGCTTCCAGTGTAAGTGGTTCAGGTCGAGATGGCAGAATCACCAAAGCGGATGCACAAGCCGCGACTAAACCCGCACCGGCAGCAGCCTCTACAAAGAAAGATGCGGCCAAGCCTGCGTTTGAAGCACCTGTTTTGGGTGGAGGAATCAGCCGAGAGCAGTCGCGTCAAAAAATGTCTCCGCTTCGTAAGACGGTATCCAGAAGACTTGTTTCCGTGAAAAATGAAACGGCCATGCTGACCACCTTCAATGAGGTGAACATGAAGCCAATCATGGACTTACGCAAGAAATACAAAGAGACTTTCAAAGAGAAATACGAGGTTGGGTTAGGCTTTATGTCTTTCTTCACCAAGGCTTGTACAGTTGCATTACAAGAGTGGCCAGCAGTCAATGCCATGATTGATGGTGAGGAGATCGTTTACAATGATTTCTGCGATATCTCTATCGCGGTTTCTGCACCGAAGGGCCTTGTGGTCCCCGTGATTCGAAACGCAGAAGCCATGAGTTTTGATCAGGTGGAGAAAGAAGTCGTTCGACTGGCTACCAAAGCACGTGACAATAAATTGAGCATTGATGAAATGACGGGAGGAACCTTTACCATCACCAATGGTGGTGTTTTCGGTTCTATGATGTCTACACCAATCATCAACGCACCACAATCTGCCATCCTGGGCATGCACAACATCGTTGAGCGTCCAGTAGTTGAAAACGGAGAGATTGTGGCAAGACCCATGATGTACGTGGCCTTGTCTTACGATCATCGCATCATTGATGGTCGAGAGTCGGTGAGTTTCCTTGTAAGGGTGAAGCAGTTGTTGGAAGACCCTACAAGGCTTTTATTAGGTGTTTAA